The following proteins are encoded in a genomic region of Zea mays cultivar B73 chromosome 9, Zm-B73-REFERENCE-NAM-5.0, whole genome shotgun sequence:
- the LOC103638632 gene encoding uncharacterized protein isoform X1 — translation MELLPPVPDPWPQVVEQGFTALVAMVQAWESSAPDENKTPKKRFWQSGQSAIAQTISLLLQKAWLFQADNMEGSALPPLSCVNDASVLLEFVMSSVTCMEETESLKVFELVATWANAVANWDSWEMEDQGVFNTIKEAVNFHQRFDLDGLFLKTHFVRCHSTRYSFCHGSVLIHAGHSSRSKVILSPYMVRLVVLYSKHNLPSV, via the exons ATGGAGCTCCTGCCCCCTGTCCCAGATCCTTGGCCTCAG GTTGTTGAACAGGGTTTCACAGCCCTCGTAGCAATGGTGCAAGCTTGGGAGAGCTCTGCACCAGATGAAAACAAGACACCTAAAAAGAGGTTCTGGCAGTCAGGCCAGTCTGCTATTGCCCAAACAATTTCATTACTGTTACAAAAAGCTTGGTTGTTTCAAGCTGACAATATG GAGGGCTCTGCATTACCACCTCTGTCATGCGTAAACGATGCTTCTGTGTTACTTGAGTTTGTCATGAGTTCTGTCACTTGCATGGAAGAAACTGAAAGTCTGAAGGTCTTTGAGCTGGTAGCTACATGGGCTAACGCTGTTGCCAACTGGGACTCCTGGGAGATGGAGGATCAGGGTGTTTTCAACACAATTAAAGAAGCTGTCAATTTCCACCAGAGATTTGACCTCGACGGTCTCTTCCTGAAAACGCACTTTGTGAGATGTCATTCCACTAGGTATTCATTCTGTCATGGTTCTGTTTTAATACACGCAGGTCACTCAAGCAGATCTAAAGTTATTCTTAGTCCATATATGGTGAGGTTGGTCGTTCTTTACTCCAAACACAATCTCCCTTCTGTATAG
- the LOC103638632 gene encoding uncharacterized protein isoform X2 — protein MELLPPVPDPWPQVVEQGFTALVAMVQAWESSAPDENKTPKKRFWQSGQSAIAQTISLLLQKAWLFQADNMEGSALPPLSCVNDASVLLEFVMSSVTCMEETESLKVFELVATWANAVANWDSWEMEDQGVFNTIKEAVNFHQRFDLDGLFLKTHFVRCHSTS, from the exons ATGGAGCTCCTGCCCCCTGTCCCAGATCCTTGGCCTCAG GTTGTTGAACAGGGTTTCACAGCCCTCGTAGCAATGGTGCAAGCTTGGGAGAGCTCTGCACCAGATGAAAACAAGACACCTAAAAAGAGGTTCTGGCAGTCAGGCCAGTCTGCTATTGCCCAAACAATTTCATTACTGTTACAAAAAGCTTGGTTGTTTCAAGCTGACAATATG GAGGGCTCTGCATTACCACCTCTGTCATGCGTAAACGATGCTTCTGTGTTACTTGAGTTTGTCATGAGTTCTGTCACTTGCATGGAAGAAACTGAAAGTCTGAAGGTCTTTGAGCTGGTAGCTACATGGGCTAACGCTGTTGCCAACTGGGACTCCTGGGAGATGGAGGATCAGGGTGTTTTCAACACAATTAAAGAAGCTGTCAATTTCCACCAGAGATTTGACCTCGACGGTCTCTTCCTGAAAACGCACTTTGTGAGATGTCATTCCACTAG CTAA